A segment of the Macrobrachium nipponense isolate FS-2020 chromosome 1, ASM1510439v2, whole genome shotgun sequence genome:
AATGTGCGAGAGGGTGCTTGAAAGTGCAAAGACCGATTAATTGCAAGCATAAATAACCTGTTTAATGGTgtcacattcatttccaaaaacaATGTTTATGATTTCTTCCCATATAGGGTACTTCATCCAAACACGAGTTTAACAATGAGCCTTGCACTAATTCTAGGGTTATAAATTTGgtaagttttcatatatatatatataattattaattatatatatagatatatatatatatattatatatatatatattagtatatatatatatacacagacacacacacacacacacacacacacacacacacatatatatgatatatatatatatatatatatatatatatatatatataatatatataggtatataatttacatttcaactagatctatagatctatagaGTCAGTGGcagaaggaaaaaatagaaacTCTAAGTATATAGATAACTGAATCGAAGACCAATGTTACTCTTGCAAGAATGATCAAAGATGTATTTAATCATATCTTCCAGTCATAATTTCCCTCTTTGTCTTTATCTttaacttagttgtcattaatttctagatattatttaaatttttagttttttttaatgttaaatattgaagtgttatattctttctttattagctctttgtctcctcaccggtggttatcttggtgttggATGTTGactaacgactgttttatattttcaagttgtgttggttacgtggctgggctccttcgttatccgagggatggaggtatACTCTTGAAGGAGTTtacctcagtgtgtttctgagcctccaaccttgaagggtgCTACTATTGCTGCTGGAAagatatttattcctcgccataTTGCAAAGCTACGTTTGGACGCTGTATATCCTATTGGATAAccttactctgcagcaaggatattatattcttcaatttgtgtactgcccttggttcagtaaaagccaaggggacctctttgtcccaaggtaataacagttatacctgtatttatttattgagatcaCGGCCTTTGATCccctttgtccccttgaattgactttgcactcttattgaagttggatactattccaccttttgtggacttagtatggtgttTTGGTGAATACTACTGGATAAAAGTTAAGTTTTGTGTGGTGGGTCAAACCAGCcatcagaaattatatatatatatatatatatatatatatatatatatatatacacatatatatatacatatatatatatatatactatatatatatataactatatatatatatatataactatatatatatatatatatatatagatatatatatatatatatatatatatatatatatatatatatatatatatatatatatatatacaatttacattTCAACTAGACCTACAGTCAGTGGCAGAATGAAAAAATTAGAAACTCTaagtatatagataactatatcgAATTAAAATGTTACTCTTGCAAGAATGAGCAAACAAAGATGAATTTAATCATATCTTCCAGTCATAATTTCCCTCTTTATCTCTTTTGCTTCACTAACGGAAGTAATGagtgaatttttaattgataactaTGTCAAGACCTGAGAAAATATTATCgaatattttttgtattcaaCGATAATTTCTCTCTTGACGACCGACTTAGTCATTTCCACCCTCGCAACCGCAGCAGCCGTTTGGCTTCCTAAAATTTCTCACGATGATGGAGGGAACGTTCTTATCAAATTGGGCCAAAGGAGAACCAAAGTCTAAATCTTGTGGAGAACCTTGAAGATATATGACGAAATAACATGACGATCGTGATGCGTCATTCTAGAGGATCGGCGACCGTGTATATTAAGATCTGCTGACACAGCCAAGTGTCAGACAAGAAACGGTTGAACGCCAGTTACTATTACACTTCTTGTATGACACACTTGTCCTCTCATCTTGACTTATTTGGAAGCTTGGTAGAGAAGCAGTAAAGGCGAGTCGGGATCTGTGCGTGGGAACACCGTGAAAAGCATTTtaactgtatttcatttctttGGCTTCGTCTTCCAACCCCAACGTAATGCCCACAAAGGTTGCTAAGCCAGTTACATTCTGGCCATTGCACCGTCCAATCCTCCGCCAACAGGGGACGATAGCGCTTTCCAAAGGCATTGCCGTTGCAGAATCCTACCGCAGGAGCCCTGTAAGGAGGCCCGGGGGACGCACGAATAAGGTAATGTCTGATGCAGATACGGAAAGTAGCGTTAACACCTGTCGAAGTGAGGAATTCTGCAGGAAACACTCCCTGACTTCCTCCGAGAGTGACGGTGGACCACACATCATTGTCCATACAACCAGTGTCGAAGAAGATGACGACGATACAGAATTTCCTGAGAAACTGCATATTCCCTACCTTCTCAGTGTGTCCGGAATCGAGTCTGTCACCTCGACAGACATCGGGTCGGATTACACTAGCGAGGGAGGGGACTCTAGTCACGAGGTAGACGCTCAGTCTGTGACACCAGAATTGAAGGCCGCCCTAGTCAAGCAGGTGGAAGAATATCTCAGTGACGAAGGGTTAGCCAATGATTTATTTCTTCTCAAACACGTCAAGAGGCATAAAGATGGCTACGTTTCGCTTAAGTTACTTTCTGGATACAAAAAGGTCAAGAAATTATCGCGAGATTGGCGTATACTAGCGTTAGCACTGCGAGAGTCTGCTAAATTAAAGGTCAACGATGAAGGTACAAAAGTGAGACGTGTTAAGTTTTTGCCTTCATCTTTATTGTACGACGCGCCTTCGTCAAGGGCACTCGTTGCTGTTAATGTCCCTCCAACGCACGCCTCTATGGGGTGTCTAGCCACTCTTTTCGGGTTGTACGGTGGGGTGGCCTCCCTCCAAGTCGTGAGGCCTAAGCCCGGTGGAGGAGTGCCTTCAGAACTTCAACCTCTGCTTAGTAAGTTACCCGAAATAGCGACCACTATCAGCGCCATCATCGAGTACGAAGATGTGTGGGGGGCAGCAAAGGCGTTGCGAGAGTTGACCAAACCACCAATGACGCTGCATGTCCTGAAGCGTAGCCGACGAAGTGAACGCATCTCGGGGCATTCAAGCAGGATGTCTCCAGCGCCCACACCCACTCCCAAAGGACGAACTCCAAGCAGGTGTGAAAATGGGGTGCAACCCGAAGAACTCCGTTCGCGTCTCAAAGGTAGTCGATCAAGGCAAAGAAATAGTCAAAGAGAGTCGAGTGCCTCCGACGGCGAGGAAGGAGCAAGTGGAAGAATGTCATGGAGGATGGGCCCTAGGACCCTCTCTCCACAGCCGCCATATAAGCCTCATTATCGGAGGCCCATAGGTAGCAGCTTGTCCACGCCTAACTCTCCTACAGTCTTCCGTCGCGCCCAACAACAGCAATTCGGTATCCTTCGCTCTCCCAGAGGTCCGGATGGCACTCGAGGATTTGCCCGCAGGAATTCACACGACGTCACTAACATACCGTCTCACCGTCTCTGATTTAGAGTCacgtatttttaattatttatttatttatttattcatttactttgcatCAGCTTTGTAAGGAAGCTCGCAACTTTGTAAATATGTTACGCAAAATTATATTGTAATTCTTGCTACTGAGACAATTCAAATATTTAAGTGCACTGAAATTATTTACTTGAAACTGATTTACTTTCTGGATAACTTGCAATCACTGACGCTTTAGTCGTAAAAATAAATCcattttaattgtaaaaaataatagaaaataaatttatttaattaaattctcattatgtgtgtatatattgtacgATAATTATGTAACAATATATTTGTACTACTTTAAAATCAGTTCTAGTGTCCTCTCGCAAAGAGTACCGTACCACAACTGTAAATATTTCATACGAATCGATATCTTGTGTTAATTAAGGGATGACGATCCATTATTATAAGAAAACGCGTTTTGGAAGGTCATTATAGGTACAATCTATTTCTTGTTAGGAATCCcgtgtttacaaaatatttttcagtgtgAAGACTTCTCGTAAATCTCATACGCAATAAAAAAATTGCCCCACAATATTGAGAATTTTTCTTGTCCCATTTACGCAAATACAGAAGAAGATAAACAAATTAGATGTCCTTGACATTCACGTAACACATGAAGCCAAAACAAAGCGGCTGGAAGCTTTACAAGAACAATACGGAAAATTCCTTCAGGTTAGGTTCCTCCGCAGGTGTTCAAAAGCAAATAGTTTTTTCCTTCTGCTGAGGATGGAATATTCTTTCGTCCACAGGAAGGGAAATTCAGGGATAAAGAGTGTTGGTTAACACTAACAATGATTAACCGAGACTTGACATTTACGTGTTTGAGTAAGGAGATCGCCTTTTGTATTTCTTAAACTTctctagaaagaaaaaaaaaacagtactctGAAAACACTCACCATCTATGATTTCATAATGCCAGTGACTGACGGGGGAATAGAGTATGGCAGATATCAATCATTAATTCTGTCTATGCAGTCACTGAATTATAGGGCAAAGAACCACAAGCCTGACACCAAGAGTTGTCTGTGACCCTAGACGCAAGCGACATTTTGTAGAAATAATGTGAAGTTCACTGAAGACGTACGAattgcaaacaaacacacattttATGCACCGTTACCACTAACCTAAATTCTCCGGCTGTCTAACTGGTTAAGGAGGAGAGTCAAGGGAGCTGAATCTCGGTTAGGCTGTGAGACCATCGAGGTCAGCACTGCATTGCGAAAAGGATTAAACATGGATGGAAGCAATAAAAAGTCGCGAAACTTTGTCCTCTTGCGAGGAAGATTACTTCGCCAAAACCAGCCAAGAAATTTACATTACACCTCAAAATCGTACAATTTCTGATAATTTCTTTGTAAACGTCAAATATTGCCCAAGGAATGCCTGCCACATGTCAGTATCGACTAAGAATTTAATTCAGATGTTATATCTGGCAAGAAAGTGGAAACGTCGGGAATGGAAACTATgcctaaatataaaaatttgcgGGAATTTCAGATTAAAACGCGTGAATAAGGTATAGGACTAGCATTTTAAGCAAAATCATCTTGGATTTTTAACTGATTCATTAAAATTagttatgatatttatttaatagGACAAATTCGGTTTGAAAGTTTATGTCAGAATTTGAAATTTATaagaagttaaaaataattttcaaaggcGACTAGAAACTTATTTCCACCGAATACACCTTAGTAGTAAAGAGCTCAACCTCTTGTTAGAATCGATTAAGAACCAAATTTGCATTTAATACCAACATAAAATCGGCATTGATGATTATTTCcagcataaaaaaaatcctagaaatttaatttcaaaagcgcttaatttaaaaaaaaataataacaaataaaaaataaatagccgATTAGCATGGaacaaaagttaaattaattattcagtaaatatttaaaaataaattatctttaTCAAGTAACAAACTTAAGGGTATAATGAATCAaaccaacaaaatgaataaaaaccaaacaaataaataagcacaAAGTGTGATGGAGGATGAAGACTCTTGCCCAAGATTACCTGAGTACGCAGCCTATGCCACACTGAAGTTACTGTTGTAGTTATGCAGCAATGAAGTCTTATATGTGACCAGAACATACAACTAAATTAGGTTATTCGCACTCGCGCACACACAATTTCACAAACATGCAcccacacaatataatatatatattatatatatatatatatatatatatatatatatatatatatatgtatatatatacacccaacgACCATAGAAAAGGATACGATGAAGATaacttttcactatatatatatatatatatatatatatatatatatatatacatatacatatatatatatatatatatatatatatatatatatatatatatatatatattttaaatattgatattttcgtggcataaatcttccaagaaaattTCATATCATCTGCTTCGAAAAAGAATGATTGTCTCCGGTTACCGCGTGTGAATTCTTCCTTCTCCAACCTCTAAAAGGACGAGAGATATACCAATTGCGCATTCGTATGGCGCCATAACTCAGTAGG
Coding sequences within it:
- the LOC135219772 gene encoding la-related protein 6-like; the encoded protein is MPTKVAKPVTFWPLHRPILRQQGTIALSKGIAVAESYRRSPVRRPGGRTNKVMSDADTESSVNTCRSEEFCRKHSLTSSESDGGPHIIVHTTSVEEDDDDTEFPEKLHIPYLLSVSGIESVTSTDIGSDYTSEGGDSSHEVDAQSVTPELKAALVKQVEEYLSDEGLANDLFLLKHVKRHKDGYVSLKLLSGYKKVKKLSRDWRILALALRESAKLKVNDEGTKVRRVKFLPSSLLYDAPSSRALVAVNVPPTHASMGCLATLFGLYGGVASLQVVRPKPGGGVPSELQPLLSKLPEIATTISAIIEYEDVWGAAKALRELTKPPMTLHVLKRSRRSERISGHSSRMSPAPTPTPKGRTPSRCENGVQPEELRSRLKGSRSRQRNSQRESSASDGEEGASGRMSWRMGPRTLSPQPPYKPHYRRPIGSSLSTPNSPTVFRRAQQQQFGILRSPRGPDGTRGFARRNSHDVTNIPSHRL